The following proteins are co-located in the Macaca thibetana thibetana isolate TM-01 chromosome 6, ASM2454274v1, whole genome shotgun sequence genome:
- the RNF14 gene encoding E3 ubiquitin-protein ligase RNF14 isoform X2, whose product MQFLKEETLAYLNIVSPFELKIGSQKKVQRRTAQASPNTELDFGGAAGSDVDQEEIVDERAVQDVESLSNLIQEILDFDQAQQIKCFNSKLFLCNICFCEKLGSECMYFLECRHVYCKACLKDYFEIQIRDGQVQCLNCPEPKCPSVATPGQVKELVEAELFARYDRLLLQSTLDLMADVVYCPRPCCQLPVMQEPGCTMGICSSCNFAFCTLCRLTYHGVSPCKVTAEKLMDLRNEYLQADEANKRLLDQRYGKRVIQKALEEMESKEWLEKNSKSCPCCGTPIEKLDGCNKMTCTGCKQYFCWICMGSLSRANPYKHFNDPASPCFNRLFYAVDVDDDIWEDEVED is encoded by the exons ATGCAATTTCTTAAGGAAGAGACCCTAGCATACTTGAATATTGTCTCTCCTTTTGAGCTCAAGATTGGTTCTCAGAAAAAAGTGCAGAGAAGGACAGCTCAAGCCTCTCCCAACACAGAGCTAGATTTTGGAGGAGCTGCTGGATCTGATGTAGACCAAGAGGAAATTGTGGATGAGAGAGCTGTGCAGGATGTGGAATCATTGTCAAATCTGATCCAGGAAATCTTGGACTTTGATCAAGCTCAGCAGATAAAATGCTTTAATAGTAAATTGTTCCTGTGCAATATCTGTTTCTGTGAGAAGCTGGGTAGTGAATGCATGTACTTCTTGGAGTGCAGGCATGTGTACTGCAAAGCCTGTCTGAAGGACTACTTTGAAATCCAGATCAGAGATGGCCAGGTTCAATGCCTCAACTGTCCAGAACCAAAGTGCCCTTCGGTGGCCACTCCTGGTCAG GTCAAAGAGCTAGTGGAAGCAGAGTTATTTGCCCGTTATGACCGCCTTCTCCTCCAGTCCACCTTGGACCTGATGGCAGATGTAGTGTACTGCCCCCGGCCATGCTGCCAGCTGCCTGTGATGCAGGAGCCTGGCTGCACCATGGGTATCTGCTCCAGCTGCAATTTTGCCTTCTGTACTTTGTGCAGGTTGACCTACCATGGGGTCTCTCCATGTAAGGTGACTGCAG AGAAATTAATGGACTTACGAAATGAATACCTGCAAGCAGATGAGGCTAATAAAAGACTTTTGGATCAAAGGTATGGTAAGAGAGTGATTCAGAAGGCACTGGAAGAGATGGAAAGTAAGGAGTGGCTAGAGAAGAACTCAAAGAGCTGCCCATGTTGTGGAACTCCCATAGAG AAATTAGATGGATGTAACAAGATGACATGTACTGGCTGTAAGCAATATTTCTGTTGGATTTGCATGGGTTCTCTCTCTAGAGCAAACCCTTACAAACATTTCAATGACCCTGCTTCACCATGTTTTAACCG GCTGTTTTATGCTGTGGATGTTGACGACGATATTTGGGAAGATGAGGTTGAAGACTAA